ATCCAAATGCAACTAGATTTACTTACGATCTACCAGAATTAGAACCAGGACGCTATCAGTTATTTGCAACCGTTTACAACCAAGCAAATCAACCCCAAGAAACTTTAATTGAGACTTTCACAGTTCTCTCACTTCCAGAAGAAGTAGAATTAAGCGATCGCGTCAAAGTAGCCATCGAAAGATCCGCTAACTTAGATAACTACGACCCCGAAGCATTAGCAGCAACTACAGAATGGGTAGTTAGCGTCCAATCTGGACTATCTGCAACCGAATTAGCTACTAGTTTCTCAGCCTCGAATTTAGGTGAAACCGGACATATTCCTAATACCTACATTTGGGAATTTCCTTCAGATATCGATCCTTTTGCAATAGCTGATAAATTAGCTTCAGTAGCAGGGGTAGAATTTGCTTACCCTTTAGTTGAATTCCCTGTCAATTGGAATGCACCAATGAATGAACCATACGTCGCTAATCAAAGACAGTGGCATTTATATAATGCTAAAGTTACTGATGCGTGGCAAAATCATCAAGTAACAGGTAAAGATGTAATTATTGGTGTTGTTGATGATGGTTTCGGAATCGAAGATCCACAGCAAAACCTATACAACCATTGGGATTTCGATAACTATCGACCGGATTTGAGTTATGATTTTGACGAGGAAGATGAGTATCCTTCACCAATTCTGAAGAATACCATTAACTTCAAAAATGTAGCAGATTCCCTTTTAGATATTGAGTCAAATATTTTGGATTTTTCTCCAAGCTTTTTGTCCGGGTTTATTCAAGATTTAACTCTGAATATAGATATTCAGCATAATGCAGTAGGAGACTTAGAATTTTATCTCGTAAGTCCACTTTTACAAGGAGAAATAAACCCGAAAGAGTTTCAAGTGAGAAATATAGGTAATGAGCAATTATCTCTACAAATCAACGAATTTAATGGTCGGAAAGCAGACGGGATTTGGCAGTTAAAAGTTATAGATAATCAACCGGGAGACGATCGCTCGGGAATTATTGAACATTTATCCCTGGATTTTACTACTATCAATTTACACGGTACAGCCGTTGCGGGAGTAGCCGCAGCTAATGGAAATAATAATCGAGGTGGAAGTGGAGTTGCTCCAGATGCACAATTTGCTGGTATCCGAATGGGTGCTGACGGAGTTTCAGAAATTGAAATTACTAATGCTCTTAAACACCACAATCAGGAAATTGATATTTACAACAATAGTTGGGGATTAGGATTTTTTGATATTTTGCCCGGTACTGAATTTATCTTCGATCGAGTGATAGATATTGGGAGAAATGGACTAGGTAATATCTATGTGTTTGCGGGAGGAAATGGAGGTAATCTAGACGGTTTAGAAAATCGTGGTAATGTTAACTATAACAGTCATGCCAACTCTCGTCACACGATCGCTGTTGCCGCGATCGACCGTCAAGGTCGTCAAGCTGTTTATAGCGAAAGAGGAGCGCCACTCTTAGTTTCTGCTTATTCTCAAGGAAAAAAAGGCGACATCGGTATTACCACAACTCACTTAAATCAAGAAGGTTATACTGACGATTTTGGAGGTACTTCCGCATCTGCACCCCAGGTTTCGGGTATAGTTGCACTGATGTTGTCAGCTAATCCCCAACTGAGTTGGCGAGATGTGCAGCATATATTGGTAGAAACTGCACAGAAAAACGATCCACAAGACGAAGAATGGCAGCAAAATGGAGCCGGACGCTGGATCAATCATAAATATGGTTTTGGTGCAGTGGATGCAGCCGCCGCAGTGGAATTAGCCCAAAATTGGCAACCTATTCGTCAGGAAGTTTCGATTAATGAATATATGCCAGTAGGTGAACACATACCCGCCGCTCCCGAAAATGAGGAGGATAATCTTCAGCCAATAACTTCAACAATTGAGATTGAAAACTCAGAAGAAAATTTGATGGTTGAATGGGTAGAAGTTGTTTTTAATAGCAATCATCGCTATTTAGGTGAGTTAGAAATTGTCCTCGAACATACTTACACTAACTCGGAGGGAGAAACGATAACTACCGAATCTATTTTGGCTGAACCACACTTAAATAACGAAAAATATGGAGGAGACAAGCATAACGAATATCTTTGGACATTCACTTCTGCGCGTCACTGGGGCGAATCTTCCGAAGGCGAATGGTCGTTGCGAGTAACGGATACTATTTATCGTAATGATACTGAAAATAGAGATCATGCTCGCCGAAAATTTAATTATTGGACTGATTGGAAGCTGAATATTTACGGTACGACAGAAAACACTCCTCCAGAAATAGATTCTATTGCGACAATGGCTGTTGCTACTGAAAATGAACCTTTTACCATTACTTACGCTGATTTATTAGCTGCTTCTGATGCTACTGATGCAGATGGAGATGCGATTGTTTTCCAAATAGAAGAGACAATTTCTGGTACTTTGCTCAAAAATGGTAATCCGGTTGACGCTGGAGAAACTACTCTAGCTGAAGGTGAAGAAATTGTGTGGATACCTGATACGGCTGGAGACGCAATTGAAGCTTTCACCGTTAAAGCTTTTGATGGAATTAATTACTCGCTCGATACAGCTACTACCTTTATCGAGACAATTTCCAAATCAAATATTTGGAATTATACGATCGATCCTACCTACGATAGTATTGCTGGTGATGGCAACGGTAATCTTGATGTTGGTGAGACAATTTATGAAATTTACGGGATGGGAATGAGTGAAGATGAGGATAGTGTTTGGGTAGCGATTAATACTAATTTGCCAATTACGGGAAGAGAAACCGGACCCATACTTAATGATTTTACAATTAGCAATGGTAATATCGGTTGGGGCGATTTATTCTTTGATTTCTCTGGGTTAGGAGATTTCCAACAAGCTAACGGTGAATTATTTGGAATTCGCTTTGCTGGTACTAATGATTCTCAAGTAGGTAGTACCGGAGTTTATAGTAACGTTACAGCAGTTAGTGTGGTTCCCGATAACGCAGGTTGGTCAAATTTCTGGAATCATAATGCTAAAGTTCAAGAAGTCACTGAACAACCAGCAATGCACGGGGAATTAGCTTGGAATGATGATTATTATCGTGCTTTTAGTAGCGAACAAGGTTCTTGGGATCGACCAGAAAGTTTAGTTCCTAATATAATTCAATCCGGAACAAAAATAGGCGATATTGAGTTGTTAGACTCTTTCCAATTAACCGAAGCTGGTTTCAATTTGAGTCAATTACCAGCAACAGGTAATCTTACATTTGGCTTTAAGTTTGACAAATCTTTGTTACCTGGAGGCGAATTTATTGCAACCTTAATTAGTGAATGTAATAATGACGCGATCGCATTCCAGGGAGAAATGAGTATTCCTACTAATCGCTGGAATGCTAGTTTCCTCAACATCGATGATAATCTTCAAGATCCTCTCACCTATGACTTTAGCAACCCAGTTGCAACTCTCGATCTTGGAGAACAAGGAGAAAATGGCAAAATTGAGCTTGTTAACGACTGGGGGATAGCTAGTCCCGATCCTGCGGTTCAAAATGATTATTTTGCGATGGATGCTTGGACTCGCACCAATTTTGAGGCTGACAAACTCTACAAAATTACGACTAAATCCGATGACGGTACGTGGTTTAGGTTACAGAATACCGAGACAGGGGAATGGATTGATAATTTAGTCGATGGTAACGATGGTGGAGATTGGATTCCAGAGAAATTTGGCGATCGCACAATTCTCTTCAAGGTTCCTGAATCTGGTGAGTACGATTTCCACCTTCTCTATCACGAACAAGCTGGTAATGCGAAAGTCGATTTCAATCTCGAAGAAGTAACTTTCTTCACCGAACCAGTTGAAGAAAGGGAAGAATGGACAGCTAACTTTTTCTGGTTCGATCGTCAGTTAGGAAATACACCCCCAGCAGATTTTCAAGCAACTTTAGGAGGAATAACTGATGAAATTGGCGTAGTAAATCTGGGTGCTAATACTCGTAGTGATTCTTACGAAGGCATTTATTTCGATTGGCAAACCAATTCTCCTAACAACGATTTGCGTCTCCCAGATAACAACTTTATTATTGATGCTTCAACTGATGCTTATTTCCAAGCTGGAAGAATCTATAAAACTCAGGTACAAGGTGATGATGGTTTCCAATTACTTGCTCAAAATCAAGATAGCAAGGAATGGGTTTATATTACTCCGGAAAAACAATGGCAACAAGCTTATGGAGATGCGGAATTTATTCAGTTTACTGTACCGGAAAGTGGCTGGTATGATTTCCACTTCTACTATTACGAAGAACGGGGTAATGCTATCTTTGACTTAGCTTGGAAACCAGAAGACTTTAGTGGGAATGTAATTGCTACCGATGGCGCTAATGTACGTCCCGATCCTAGCACTGAAAACCCACCAGTTGCTACCTTAAATTATGGCACAAGTTTATCTTTCGATAATTTGATAGAAGGTGAGTTTGTTGACTATACCGGAGATCCACAAATAGGAATAGCAAGCTCAATTTGGTATCGTATTGAAGGAACAGATAACTGGATTTCATCAACACTTATTGGCGAAACTTCCAGACAACCAAGTGGAGTTGTAACTGCAACTGTTAATCGAGTAAAAAGCATAGATGACTTTGATGGTGGAAGTAATCTTCCTGATTTCTTTTCCGAACTAACTATTAATGGCGATCTTTGGACAAGTCTTGTGGAAAGAAACGAAGACGATATTAGTCTTAATTGGCAGTCGGAGCAAGAGGTAGCCAAGATAACTGACAATAAAGTTCCAATTACAATTAAAATCAAGGAGGAAGATGTGATTGATATAGGTATTGAGGAATTTACTATCAATACAGATGTTGATATTAACCCGGCTTCTGGTATTAAGGAGATTAACCTCAACTTAGACTTATTAACGGGTGAAATTAGCGGTTCTGGAATTAACGCGATCGCCGGAGAACAAATTCATCTTATCGGTGCGGGGGATAGCGATCGCGCTGAGATTTGGTTCACTATCGACTGGAAACCTAACTTTAGTTGAGGTTAGCGATCGAGAAAAGATTTCGCACTTAAAGTTAAAGTGGCAGTTTGATTAAATCCTCAGATAGGCGCACGATATGGTAAGACAATTACAATCTCAAACTTCAACAAAAGTCATCTATCCCGATAGTGACGGTCAACCAATGGCAGATAATACTGTTAAATTTCGCTGGATTGTCATTATCAAAGAAAACCTTGAATTACTGTTTGCTGACGATCCGAATGTTTTTATTGCTGGAGATTTGTTGTGGTATCCCGTAGAAGGAGACAACACAATTCGCAAAGCGCCAGATGTCATGGTAGTTTTTGGTAGACCAAAAATAGACCGAGGTTCTTACCAACAGTGGTTAGAAAATAATCTTGCTCCGCAAGTAGTGTTTGAAATTCTTTCTCCTAGTAATAGGTTGACCGAAATGGCGCAAAAACTAGAATTTTATGACCGCTACGGGGTCGAAGAATACTATCTCTACGATCCCGAAAAAGTAGACTTAAGCGTTTGGCTGCGTCAGCGCGATCGCCTCAGTACAATTTCGTCTCCGGCTGGTTGGACGAGTCCCAGATTGGGAATTCGCTTTGAACTCACCGCAGACGAACTAGAGATTTTTACTCCTACCGGAGAGCGATTTCTCAGCTACGTGCAACTAGCGCAGTTAAGGAAACAAGCCGAACAGCGAGCCGAACAAGCCGAATCGCGCATAAGAAAGCTAGAAGCACGGTTACGGGAATTAGGAGTCGATCCGGAACGGTAGTGAATTTCTGCCCAAAATTAAGTTTTGTAACAAATAAGACTTTCACGCATAAAAATAGCTTTTCTGCACAAGAGATCTAAATAGTAACCCAGGAGATTGCAAAATGGTTAGTTGGTCTATCGAAGAATCGGATTATCAAGGTACGACAGGTTGGAGTTTTGATACTTCTAGCAGTGGATATCTGCAAATTCAGCCGAATGGTGGTGGCTCTGAACCTACTGCTGTACCTTTTCTCTGGTGGAATGCTAGAAGAAGTAATTATGTCCACGGATTCAACTGGTGGGAAGATTACGACTTTGGTACAGTCCAGAATTCCACGAATTCTTTACTAGAAAATTCACGTTTTATCAAGTTTGAATCTGATGAAGTTCCTGATGAAATCTACTATTTAGTTCTACCCGATCTCGATACCGATTTCTTTATTAATTTGGCTAGTGAATCGCTCGATATAGACAGCTACGATCCTAGTTACGAAAGCGGATTTTTTGATAATATTCTTAGCCGCGAGTATAGCTTAAATGTCGAATACTCACAACCACAACTAGAAATTACCGATTTCTGTCAAACTATTCAATGTCAGGTAACACCCTTACCTCCCGATCCGACTAATACTACTGTTCCCGAACCTAGTTCTACTTTTAGTATCTTAGGATTAGCGGCTATCTTCTTCGTAATAATTATCAAGCGCAGTTTATTACCAAAGCGGAGTAAAATCTTTTCTAGTCAGCGATAACAATCAACACTAGAAAGTTCGGGAGAGTATAATCATGAAATGGATAAATAAGAAGTGCTTTTTGTTACCATTTGCTTTATTTTTACTTCCAGAAGTAGTAACAGCGCAAATTGTTCCAGATAATACTCTCCCAAATAATTCAATTGTCACTCCCAATGGTAACACAATTACGATTGACGGCGGGACAGAATTAAATAGTAATTTATTTCACAGTTTTACTCAATTCTCGCTGCCCACTAATGTCGAAACTTTCTTCAATAATTCGCCACAAATTAGCAATATTTTCAGTCGAATAACAGGTGCATCAATTTCTGAAATTGACGGAATTATATCTGCTAATGGCACAGCAAATCTCTTTTTAATCAACCCCAATGGAATTATATTCGGTCCCAATGCTCAACTTAATTTAGGTGGTTCTTTCTTGGCTACAACTGCTGAAAGTGTCGTTTTTGCTGATGGAACAGAATTTAGCGCGACTAATCCTAATAGTTCGGTTCAACTAACAATTAGTGTCCCAATTGGACTACAATTTGGACAAACACCAGGTAATATTGTTAATCAATCTCAAGCTACTTTATTAATACCACAACCACCCAGTCCTATTCCACAATCGCCCATAGAAAGACCCGTCGGTTTGCAAGTTGCTCCGGAAAAAACTTTAGCACTAATTGGCGGTAATGTTATTATGCCAGGAGGTATTCTAACTGCTTTTGGTGGCGATACTGCACTGGGAGGACGAGTAGAAATTGGTAGTGTTAATAATGAAGGTTTTGTCAGTTTAACACCAGTAGTAGATGGTTGGGAATTAGGTTACGAAGCAGTAGAAACATTTGGCAATATCGATCTTTTTGCACGTAGTGTAATTTTTGCAGGTGGTGCTGGTGGCGGCAATATTAGTTTGCATGGTGGAAATATTAATGTTAGCCAAGGTTCCCGACTAATTTTAAATACTTTAGGGGATATTAACGGTGGCGATATTATCGTTAATGCTACTGACTCAGTACAACTAATAGGCGGCGATCCTAATCGACTGACAGGTTTGAGTATGGAAACTCGCGGCACAGGTGCAAGCGGGAATTTAACCATAAATACCACAAGATTGATAATGGAAGAGGGAGCGCAAGCATCTACTGCTACTTTTAGTACAGGTAATGGTGGAAATATAATTGTTAATGCTTCTGAATTAGTTCAGCTTAGTGGTATAGAAATATCCGGTGAGCCTGGTGGCATCTTATCAGGAACAGTTGGTTTAGCAAAAGGCGGTGATATTAGCGTAAATAGCGATCGCTTAATTGTTGAAAATGAAGCTGGATTATCAACTTTAACCGATCCTAGCAGATTAGTCGATGGACAAAATATAACATTTGACTCTATTGTTGATAATTTTACAGAATATAATCAACCCGCAGGCAATTTAACAATAGAAACAAGAGAACTAATCGTCCGCGAACAAGCGCAAATCCAAACTTCTACTTTCGGTGCTGGTGATGCAGGTAATTTATTAATTCAGGCTAAAGATTTTGTAGAAGTAATTAATGGTGGGATTTTTGCTCAGGTTGAGTTTGTCGAATTAGATGGGGAACTTTTACAAGCAACAGGAGAAAGTGGAGATTTAACTGTTGAAACCTCAAGATTAAGATTATTAGAGGGAGGACAAATTACAACTTCTACTTTTGGTGTAGGAAATGCGGGAAATTTATCTATTTTTGCTACAGAATTAATTGAAGCAATAGGTGGAGAAGAAAATCCAAGCGGTTTATTTACACAAGTTAATACTGCAATATCTAAAGATGAACGCGAATTTGCTACTACCGGAAATGGAGGTAATCTCATTATCGAAACTCTGAATTTAAGAGTTTTATCAGGAGCGCAAATTTCCGTCGGTACTGATAGCATTGGTTCAGGAGGAAATGCTAATATTACAGCAGACACGGTTGAAATAACTGGATTTTTCCCTACTGTTCCAGAAGCAGATTTTAGTGCTATTACTGCGGTTACGGTAGGAGAGGGAGAGGCAGGAAATTTAACAATAAATTCTGAGCAGGTTAGGGTACAGGATGGAGGGCAAATTACAACTTCGACTCGCGGTACAGGAAATAGCGGAACTTTATTTATTAATGCAACAGAGTTTGTCGAGGTTAGCGGTATTGGGATTGCACCTAATCTTACTTTACCCAGTAGGATTTCTGCTCGCACTGAAGGTGTAGGAAATGCAGGTGAAATAACTATTGATACTCCAAAACTTTTGTTAGAAAATGGAGGTGAAATTGCTGCTTCTACTACAATTCCAGAAGATACTAACTTTGAAAATACAGTCTTTGGAGATGGCGGACGTTTACTAATTAATGCTAGTAATTTTGTTGAAGTAACTGGTATTAATGAAACTTTCCCTAGCCGGATTTCTACTCGTACTACGACAAACGGCGATGCAGGCGATTTAACTATTAATAGTCCAAGGATTTCTGTAGCAGATGGAGGTGAAATTTCTGCCTTTACTACTAATGCAGGCAATGGAGGAATTTTATCTATCTTTGCAGAAGATTTGCTTGAAGTAACGGGAAGAAATAGTAGTATTTCTGCTAGTTCGGATGGTAGTGGTGATGCAGGTAATTTACTAATCAATTCCCAAAAAACAAATGTTTTTAATGGAGGAGAAATCTCGGCTTCTACTAGCAATACTGGTGATGCAGGGAGGTTATCTATTGACACTTCTCAGTTAACCGTGAATGGCTTTAATAGCAGCGTATCTACTCGGACTACAGGTGCAGGAAATGCCGGAAATGTAACTATTGATTCACTTCAGGTACAGG
The sequence above is drawn from the Oscillatoria salina IIICB1 genome and encodes:
- a CDS encoding PA14 domain-containing protein, with the translated sequence MEEPQHFLQESTNYLGNNLDNTLLSNSFPHQPLEPNSNSIGSTETYSLSEHNLESLQVEDNSTNPLFPQKQIEIYSPTNEIYRNDYLLGNSEGVNTKTITNGLKAEYYNNIDFTDPVLTRIDETVNFNWRKKSPDRAIESDTFSVRWTGQIEAPTTENYTFYLTSDDGVRLWINDRLIINNWTDHAPTENSGSIQLEAGEKYDIRLDYYENQGGAVNRLSWSSPSTEKEIIPTERLFSSLAEPIAPGEGAGLIAEYFDNSNFSNPVLTRTDETIDFNWKYGSPDDKIKTDTFSVRWKGKIQPRYDETYTFYTNSDDGVRLWVNGELLIDNWTVHPTTEDHSKITLEAGKLYDLKLEYYEHQGGSNIQLLWSSASQIKEIIPTSQLYPIVPEPPERGKGTGLQAEYFDNSDFTDLALTRIDPTVDFDWGLDSPDETIERQTYSVRWTGKVQPLYSDYYTFSTFADDGVRLTVNGELLINDWTIHPTQENNGEIWLEAGRLYDLELEYYENWGRSDVQLLWSSELQDREIIPTSQLYPVGPGSLSDSLLLLAYEIYNPQEEVEFFAKIFDTDGVSDLAAVDLWLQKDFTEWIELEDVTEFSPDSNNPNATRFTYDLPELEPGRYQLFATVYNQANQPQETLIETFTVLSLPEEVELSDRVKVAIERSANLDNYDPEALAATTEWVVSVQSGLSATELATSFSASNLGETGHIPNTYIWEFPSDIDPFAIADKLASVAGVEFAYPLVEFPVNWNAPMNEPYVANQRQWHLYNAKVTDAWQNHQVTGKDVIIGVVDDGFGIEDPQQNLYNHWDFDNYRPDLSYDFDEEDEYPSPILKNTINFKNVADSLLDIESNILDFSPSFLSGFIQDLTLNIDIQHNAVGDLEFYLVSPLLQGEINPKEFQVRNIGNEQLSLQINEFNGRKADGIWQLKVIDNQPGDDRSGIIEHLSLDFTTINLHGTAVAGVAAANGNNNRGGSGVAPDAQFAGIRMGADGVSEIEITNALKHHNQEIDIYNNSWGLGFFDILPGTEFIFDRVIDIGRNGLGNIYVFAGGNGGNLDGLENRGNVNYNSHANSRHTIAVAAIDRQGRQAVYSERGAPLLVSAYSQGKKGDIGITTTHLNQEGYTDDFGGTSASAPQVSGIVALMLSANPQLSWRDVQHILVETAQKNDPQDEEWQQNGAGRWINHKYGFGAVDAAAAVELAQNWQPIRQEVSINEYMPVGEHIPAAPENEEDNLQPITSTIEIENSEENLMVEWVEVVFNSNHRYLGELEIVLEHTYTNSEGETITTESILAEPHLNNEKYGGDKHNEYLWTFTSARHWGESSEGEWSLRVTDTIYRNDTENRDHARRKFNYWTDWKLNIYGTTENTPPEIDSIATMAVATENEPFTITYADLLAASDATDADGDAIVFQIEETISGTLLKNGNPVDAGETTLAEGEEIVWIPDTAGDAIEAFTVKAFDGINYSLDTATTFIETISKSNIWNYTIDPTYDSIAGDGNGNLDVGETIYEIYGMGMSEDEDSVWVAINTNLPITGRETGPILNDFTISNGNIGWGDLFFDFSGLGDFQQANGELFGIRFAGTNDSQVGSTGVYSNVTAVSVVPDNAGWSNFWNHNAKVQEVTEQPAMHGELAWNDDYYRAFSSEQGSWDRPESLVPNIIQSGTKIGDIELLDSFQLTEAGFNLSQLPATGNLTFGFKFDKSLLPGGEFIATLISECNNDAIAFQGEMSIPTNRWNASFLNIDDNLQDPLTYDFSNPVATLDLGEQGENGKIELVNDWGIASPDPAVQNDYFAMDAWTRTNFEADKLYKITTKSDDGTWFRLQNTETGEWIDNLVDGNDGGDWIPEKFGDRTILFKVPESGEYDFHLLYHEQAGNAKVDFNLEEVTFFTEPVEEREEWTANFFWFDRQLGNTPPADFQATLGGITDEIGVVNLGANTRSDSYEGIYFDWQTNSPNNDLRLPDNNFIIDASTDAYFQAGRIYKTQVQGDDGFQLLAQNQDSKEWVYITPEKQWQQAYGDAEFIQFTVPESGWYDFHFYYYEERGNAIFDLAWKPEDFSGNVIATDGANVRPDPSTENPPVATLNYGTSLSFDNLIEGEFVDYTGDPQIGIASSIWYRIEGTDNWISSTLIGETSRQPSGVVTATVNRVKSIDDFDGGSNLPDFFSELTINGDLWTSLVERNEDDISLNWQSEQEVAKITDNKVPITIKIKEEDVIDIGIEEFTINTDVDINPASGIKEINLNLDLLTGEISGSGINAIAGEQIHLIGAGDSDRAEIWFTIDWKPNFS
- a CDS encoding Uma2 family endonuclease, whose amino-acid sequence is MVRQLQSQTSTKVIYPDSDGQPMADNTVKFRWIVIIKENLELLFADDPNVFIAGDLLWYPVEGDNTIRKAPDVMVVFGRPKIDRGSYQQWLENNLAPQVVFEILSPSNRLTEMAQKLEFYDRYGVEEYYLYDPEKVDLSVWLRQRDRLSTISSPAGWTSPRLGIRFELTADELEIFTPTGERFLSYVQLAQLRKQAEQRAEQAESRIRKLEARLRELGVDPER
- a CDS encoding two-partner secretion domain-containing protein — encoded protein: MKWINKKCFLLPFALFLLPEVVTAQIVPDNTLPNNSIVTPNGNTITIDGGTELNSNLFHSFTQFSLPTNVETFFNNSPQISNIFSRITGASISEIDGIISANGTANLFLINPNGIIFGPNAQLNLGGSFLATTAESVVFADGTEFSATNPNSSVQLTISVPIGLQFGQTPGNIVNQSQATLLIPQPPSPIPQSPIERPVGLQVAPEKTLALIGGNVIMPGGILTAFGGDTALGGRVEIGSVNNEGFVSLTPVVDGWELGYEAVETFGNIDLFARSVIFAGGAGGGNISLHGGNINVSQGSRLILNTLGDINGGDIIVNATDSVQLIGGDPNRLTGLSMETRGTGASGNLTINTTRLIMEEGAQASTATFSTGNGGNIIVNASELVQLSGIEISGEPGGILSGTVGLAKGGDISVNSDRLIVENEAGLSTLTDPSRLVDGQNITFDSIVDNFTEYNQPAGNLTIETRELIVREQAQIQTSTFGAGDAGNLLIQAKDFVEVINGGIFAQVEFVELDGELLQATGESGDLTVETSRLRLLEGGQITTSTFGVGNAGNLSIFATELIEAIGGEENPSGLFTQVNTAISKDEREFATTGNGGNLIIETLNLRVLSGAQISVGTDSIGSGGNANITADTVEITGFFPTVPEADFSAITAVTVGEGEAGNLTINSEQVRVQDGGQITTSTRGTGNSGTLFINATEFVEVSGIGIAPNLTLPSRISARTEGVGNAGEITIDTPKLLLENGGEIAASTTIPEDTNFENTVFGDGGRLLINASNFVEVTGINETFPSRISTRTTTNGDAGDLTINSPRISVADGGEISAFTTNAGNGGILSIFAEDLLEVTGRNSSISASSDGSGDAGNLLINSQKTNVFNGGEISASTSNTGDAGRLSIDTSQLTVNGFNSSVSTRTTGAGNAGNVTIDSLQVQVESGGEISATTLSEGNGGSLSIDAEDLVEVTGINSIVSVSSEGRGKAGELTINSEIVGVREAGEITASTTNSGDGGNLFINAEELTINGRDSNISASSSGSGNAGDLRLSGSRISLTNEAQVNVSGEGSGAAGNISINAPNLTLDRGASLRAETRAGEGNIEINSDDLRLLRNSSIISDAQGTAIGGNITITTQTLTAIENSDISANAEESFGGRVIINAEGIFGTEFREAQTIASDITATSELGPQFSGIVEINTPEIDPTSGLVELEDEIVDIASLIDQNICRVSEGSQLIIPGSGGLPPSPNQLIEPTNIFDDLGDDETKQLNNREIVPAQGWLINSEGKIELTARPIEIASNNCQNLTKSNFSDSEMIVSQNSIPDSITVARFQFEGNSVFSDEELANVTEEFLNRRLSLGELQAVSSAITELYVNNKYITSGAYIKPQTIENGVVVVQVLEGKLTEIKVKTDGRLNSNYISSRIRRTTGGLVNQEQLLEGLQLLVLDELIEEVKAELLPDVQPGTNVLEIEIKEANPWDLNVVANNGRSPAVGSFRRGGGLSYNNLLGIGDRVALSYGNTDGSDEFQASYTVPLNGRNSTLSFRYAESSNRVIEEPFNQVDIAADSRSYELSYRDPIILTPRQELALGLTFSRQESQSSILGVDFPLSPGANANGETKISALRFFQVWTKQGENNIIGLRSEFNFGVDWFGATENNDAPDSNFFAWRGQAQWVRQLGNENTILLTRGNVQLAAQELLGLERFGLGGLGSVRGYRQDALLTDNGAFGSLEIWLPVGIIPENWGVLQLTPFLDMGAAWNSNSDVNIDNNFLVSTGIGLQLRLRNNLTLRLDYGIPLVDIDSRDRTWQENGLYFSVTSSPF